The following are from one region of the Nymphaea colorata isolate Beijing-Zhang1983 chromosome 7, ASM883128v2, whole genome shotgun sequence genome:
- the LOC116257956 gene encoding heparanase-like protein 1: MEPFLRLQRKLWIFLPFLVCSWLGLAQDIEDASVRVRGTSIIAETDDNFICATLDWWPPDKCNYGNCPWGEASVLNLDLNHPLLANAMKAFGNLRIRIGGTLQDQVVYDVGGLEYPCLPFQKEDGGLFGFSKGCLKMERWDELNQLFGKTGAIVTFGLNALHGRHQVSKSVWGGPWNYTNAYDFIKYTRTKGYKVDSWEFGNELSGSGVGARVNAKQYAEDLINLKSLLTQLYKDSFPQPLLLAPGGFFDQPWYTQLLHDSGPKIVDALTHHIYNLGAGVDPNLVSRILDPAHSDSFAKTFVNLQLVIQNSGPWASAWVGEAGGAYNSGGKLISDTFVNSFWYLDQLGMASMYNTKVYCRQTLIGGYYSLLNTSTFIPNPDYYSALLWHQLMGKGVLATKVMGSQYLRAYAHCSREEAGITVLLINLSNTTTFSVSVENDMNLNLHFGGKFHKEGSIIHSLKKKFAWVGKLASNGSEQRYEYHLAPKDGYLRSQTMLLNGRPLELTDTGEIPSFEPILVNAFSKIMIAPLSIAFITLPNFEAAAACS, encoded by the exons ATGGAG CCGTTTTTAAGATTACAGAGAAAGTTGTGGATTTTTCTGCCATTTTTGGTGTGTTCCTGGTTGGGTTTAGCTCAGGACATTGAGGATGCAAGTGTTAGAGTGAGAGGAACAAGCATCATTGCTGAGACAGATGATAATTTCATTTGTGCGACACTTGATTGGTGGCCTCCTGACAAATGCAACTACGGTAACTGTCCATGGGGAGAAGCTTCTGTCCTTAATCTG GATCTGAACCATCCTCTTCTTGCAAATGCTATGAAAG CTTTTGGTAATCTGAGAATAAGGATTGGAGGTACCTTGCAAGACCAAGTCGTGTATGATGTAGGGGGCCTGGAATACCCATGCTTGCCCTTCCAGAAGGAGGATGGTGGATTATTTGGATTCTCCAAAGGTTGCCTAAAGATGGAAAGGTGGGATGAACTCAACCAATTGTTCGGCAAGACAGG GGCCATCGTAACTTTTGGTCTGAATGCACTCCATGGAAGACATCAAGTTTCCAAAAGTGTATGGGGAGGCCCCTGGAACTATACCAATGCTTATGACTTCATAAAATACACTCGGACCAAAGGATACAAGGTTGATTCATGGGAGTTTG GAAATGAGTTGAGTGGAAGTGGTGTAGGAGCAAGAGTGAATGCAAAGCAGTATGCAGAAGACTTGATAAATCTTAAGTCTCTACTTACTCAATTGTATAAAGATTCCTTTCCACAACCATTACTTCTAGCACCTGGGGGATTCTTTGACCAACCTTGGTATACTCAACTTCTTCATGATTCAGGACCAAAAATTGTTGATGCTTTGACACATCACATTTATAACCTTGGTGCAG GAGTTGATCCTAACCTTGTCAGTAGGATACTGGATCCTGCCCATTCAGACTCTTTTGCCAAAACATTTGTCAATCTTCAACTTGTGATACAAAATTCTGGTCCATGGGCATCTGCTTGGGTCGGAGAAGCAGGTGGTGCCTACAACAGTGGAGGAAAGCTCATTTCTGATACTTTTGTCAATAGTTtctg GTATTTAGATCAGCTAGGCATGGCATCCATGTATAACACCAAGGTTTATTGCAGACAGACTTTGATAGGTGGCTATTACAGTCTCCTCAATACATCCACATTTATACCAAATCCTGATTACTACAG TGCACTTTTATGGCATCAATTGATGGGAAAGGGTGTCCTTGCTACCAAAGTGATGGGTTCACAGTACCTGCGTGCTTATGCCCATTGTTCAAGAGAGGAG GCTGGAATCACTGTACTTCTTATCAACCTGAGCAACACTACAACATTCTCGGTGAGTGTGGAGAATGACATGAACCTTAACTTGCATTTTGGAGGGAAATTTCACAAGGAAGGTTCTATCATTCATAGCCTGAAGAAGAAGTTCGCATGGGTTGGAAAGTTAGCTTCGAATGGTAGTGAACAGAGATACGAGTACCATTTGGCACCAAAAGATGGATATTTGAGAAGCCAAACTATGCTCCTAAATGGGAGACCATTGGAGCTCACTGACACTG